In a single window of the Funiculus sociatus GB2-C1 genome:
- a CDS encoding class I SAM-dependent methyltransferase — MFRIDIEYPTTSKNEPRYTESNTNKYIERVLTENVNSYQSTLRSFEKYFPNLMKIEAYGDENSNSPCYINPFLPGLDSVSLYCLIAEVKPKTYIEVGSGNSTKFAKKAIIDNSLSTKLISIDPQPRAEIDKLCDEVIRMPLEDISLDIFDSIRENDIVFFDGSHRCFMNSDVTALFLDIMPRLKSGTYLHIHDIFWPLDYPSEWKERYYNEQYLLGTLLANGLVNYEVILPNIYVSLNPELLNIIEPLWASDMKFKHVERHGCSFWMCKR; from the coding sequence GAATTGATATTGAGTATCCTACAACTAGCAAAAATGAGCCGCGTTACACTGAAAGCAACACCAACAAATATATTGAACGAGTTTTAACAGAAAATGTTAATTCTTATCAGTCTACCTTGAGGAGTTTTGAAAAGTATTTTCCTAACTTGATGAAAATAGAGGCTTATGGTGATGAAAACTCAAATTCTCCCTGTTATATAAACCCGTTTTTACCTGGGTTAGACTCTGTATCCCTTTATTGCCTTATTGCAGAAGTCAAGCCAAAGACATATATAGAAGTTGGTTCAGGCAATTCTACAAAATTTGCAAAAAAAGCAATTATTGACAATAGCTTAAGCACCAAATTAATCTCAATTGATCCTCAACCTAGAGCAGAGATTGATAAGCTATGCGATGAAGTTATTCGGATGCCTTTAGAAGATATCAGTTTAGATATTTTCGATAGCATTAGGGAGAATGATATAGTATTTTTTGACGGTTCACACAGATGTTTCATGAATTCTGATGTTACGGCTTTATTCTTAGATATTATGCCCAGGCTAAAGTCGGGTACTTATCTTCATATTCACGATATTTTCTGGCCACTAGATTATCCATCCGAATGGAAAGAAAGGTACTATAACGAACAATATTTATTAGGAACTTTATTGGCTAATGGATTAGTAAACTACGAGGTAATATTGCCAAATATTTATGTATCCTTGAATCCAGAGCTATTGAATATTATAGAACCTCTATGGGCATCAGATATGAAATTTAAGCATGTTGAAAGACATGGCTGTAGCTTTTGGATGTGCAAGAGATGA